One window of Vitis riparia cultivar Riparia Gloire de Montpellier isolate 1030 chromosome 5, EGFV_Vit.rip_1.0, whole genome shotgun sequence genomic DNA carries:
- the LOC117914674 gene encoding 3-ketoacyl-CoA thiolase 2, peroxisomal, producing the protein MEKAINRQRVLLQHLSPSSSAAEDESSLSASVCVAGDSAAYQRTSVFGDDVVIVAAYRTALCKSKRGGFKDTYPDDLLAPVLRALIEKTNLNPNEVGDIVVGTVLAPGSQRASECRMAAFYAGFPETVPVRTVNRQCSSGLQAVADVAAAIKAGFYDIGIGAGLESMTANPMAWEGSINPKVKEFVQAQDCLLPMGITSENVAHRFGVTRQEQDQAAVESHKRAAAATATGKFKDEIIPVSTKIVDPKTGDEKPVTISVDDGIRPNAAMSDLAKLKPVFKKNGTTTAGNSSQVSDGAGAVLLMKRSVAMRKGLPILGVFRTFAAVGVDPAVMGIGPAVAIPAAVKSAGLELDDIDLFEINEAFASQFVYCRKKLDLDPEKINVNGGAMAIGHPLGATGARCVGTLLHEMKRRGKDCRFGVVSMCIGTGMGAAAVFERGDCVDELRNARTAENNNLLSKDAQ; encoded by the exons atggagaAAGCCATCAACAGACAGAGAGTTCTACTTCAGCATCTCTCCCCTTCCTCTTCTGCAGCCGAGGATGAATCTTCTCTATCC GCATCGGTTTGTGTGGCTGGGGATAGTGCTGCATACCAGAGGACATCAGTTTTTGGAGATGATGTTGTGATAGTGGC GGCGTATCGAACTGCCTTATGCAAGTCAAAACGAGGAGGCTTCAAGGATACTTATCCTGATGATCTGCTGGCACCTGTTTTGAGG GCACTGATAGAGAAAACCAATCTGAACCCAAATGAAGTTGGGGACATTGTTGTTGGTACAGTATTGGCGCCAGGCTCCCAAAGAGCAAGTGAATGCAGGATGGCTGCATTCTATGCTGGTTTCCCTG AAACTGTGCCTGTCAGAACTGTGAACAGGCAATGTTCATCTGGTCTTCAGGCAGTTGCTGATGTAGCTGCTGCAATTAAAGCTGGGTTTTATGACATTG GCATTGGGGCAGGGTTGGAATCCATGACAGCAAATCCAATGGCTTGGGAAGGGTCAATCAACCCTAAG GTAAAGGAATTTGTGCAAGCCCAAGATTGTCTTCTCCCCATGGGTATTACTTCAGAAAATGTCGCACATCGTTTTGGTGTAACAAGGCAGGAGCAGGACCAGGCTGCA GTTGAGTCTCATAAGCGGGCTGCTGCTGCAACTGCTACTGGGAAATTTAAGGATGAAATAATCCCAGTATCCACCAAG attGTTGACCCTAAAACTGGAGATGAGAAACCTGTCACAATCTCTGTGGATGATGGAATAAGACCTAACGCAGCAATGTCAGATCTTGCAAAGCTGAAGCCCGTATTTAAGAAAAATGGGACAACCACAGCAG GGAATTCTAGCCAAGTGAGTGATGGTGCTGGAGCTGTTCTCCTCATGAAGAGAAGTGTTGCAATGCGTAAAGGGTTACCTATTCTTGGTGTATTCAG GACCTTTGCCGCTGTTGGTGTGGATCCTGCCGTCATGGGTATTGGTCCAGCTGTTGCAATTCCAGCTGCAGTCAAATCTGCTGGCCTCGAACTTGATGATATTGAtctttttgaaataaatgag GCATTTGCATCCCAATTTGTATATTGCCGTAAAAAGCTGGATCTTGATCCAGAGAAGATCAATGTCAATGGAGGTGCAATGGCCATTGGGCATCCTTTGGGTGCAACAG GTGCCCGCTGTGTTGGTACTCTATTGCATGAGATGAAGCGCCGTGGCAAAGACTGTCGCTTTGGAGTGGTGTCGATGTGCATag GTACGGGAATGGGAGCGGCAGCTGTTTTTGAAAGAGGTGACTGTGTTGATGAGCTTCGCAATGCTCGGACGGCTGAAAACAATAATCTCTTATCTAAAGATGCTCAATAG